A region of the Ktedonobacteraceae bacterium genome:
GGAAGAATGTGATGTTGTGTTGATCGCGCCACAGATTCGACATTTGCGCAAAGGTATCGAGAAGCTGGCGCAATCGGTAGGCAAGCCGGTGGCGATGATTGAGCCTTTTCATTATGCGACGATGAATGGGCAGGCAGTGCTTGAACAGGTACTGCACCTGCTGGCGAGTAAGCAGGAAGGAAAGCAGGAAGCATGAGCATGATGATTGAGCGTGGCAGCGACTGGGTCGAACGCTACCTGGTTCCGCCGCTTGGCGCACTGGCAAGTAACGTTTACTTGCAGGCCGTGCGCGACGCTTTCATTATTTTTACGCTGCCCTTGATACTCGCCGGTAGCCTGTTCCTTATAATAGCGAATCCACCGATCCAGGCGCTGGCTAACCTGATCGCGCCCTACCAGAGCCAGGTACTCGTACCATTTCAGCTTTCATTCGGGCTGATGGCATTGTTCCTATCCTTTGGCGTCGCATATAGCCTGGCACAGTACCGTCGTACTGAGCCGGTGCAACCTGGTGTGCTGGCAATGGTCTTGTTCCTGGTGGCAAGCATGCCGGTACGCGACTTGACAACACTCAGTCTGGGCGACATTCTGCCGTACCTGGGTGG
Encoded here:
- a CDS encoding PTS sugar transporter subunit IIB, giving the protein MIRVLIVCSWGMSTSLLVESMLAAAVARKYELTVEALSAGEYAAKVEECDVVLIAPQIRHLRKGIEKLAQSVGKPVAMIEPFHYATMNGQAVLEQVLHLLASKQEGKQEA